One segment of Streptomyces bathyalis DNA contains the following:
- a CDS encoding pyridoxal-phosphate-dependent aminotransferase family protein: protein MTPRTGRHFLQIPGPTNVPDQVLRAMSAPTIDHRGPEFSALTLRLLEALGPVFGTTGPVLIYPASGTGAWEAALVNTLSPGDRVLSFETGHFSSLWRGMADDLGLETATDFIPGDWRHGADPEVLAERLAADTEHAIKAVCVVHNETSTGVASRIPEIRRAMDEAGHPALLLVDTISSLGSIDYRHDEWGVDVTVAGSQKGLMLPPGLSFNAVSDKALAASRTARLPKVFWDWTPVIEANRQGSFPYTPATNLLYGLEEALRMLQAEGLPNVFARHARHAAATRAAVRGWGLEVLCQDEREHSGSLTAVVMPDGHDADKLRKIILERFDMSLGAGLGRLAGRVFRIGHLGHLSDLTLAGTLAGVQMGLQLAGVPVDTDGLDAALVTLRDEE from the coding sequence ATGACCCCGCGCACCGGTCGCCACTTCCTGCAGATCCCCGGCCCCACCAACGTGCCCGACCAGGTGCTCCGCGCCATGTCGGCGCCCACCATCGACCACCGGGGGCCGGAGTTCTCGGCGCTGACGCTGCGTCTGCTGGAGGCGCTGGGGCCGGTCTTCGGGACCACGGGCCCTGTCCTGATCTATCCCGCCTCCGGCACGGGTGCCTGGGAGGCGGCCCTGGTCAACACCCTCAGCCCCGGCGACCGCGTCCTCAGCTTCGAGACGGGTCACTTCTCCTCGCTCTGGCGCGGGATGGCGGATGACCTGGGCCTCGAGACCGCCACCGACTTCATCCCGGGCGACTGGCGGCACGGCGCCGATCCCGAAGTGCTCGCCGAGCGGCTCGCCGCCGACACCGAGCACGCGATCAAGGCCGTCTGCGTCGTGCACAACGAGACCTCGACCGGCGTGGCCAGCCGCATCCCCGAGATCCGGCGAGCCATGGACGAGGCGGGCCACCCGGCCCTGCTGCTCGTCGACACCATCTCCTCGCTCGGCTCCATCGACTACCGCCACGACGAGTGGGGCGTCGACGTCACCGTGGCCGGCTCGCAGAAGGGGCTGATGCTGCCACCGGGCCTGAGCTTCAACGCCGTCAGCGACAAGGCACTCGCGGCGAGCCGGACCGCGCGACTGCCGAAGGTGTTCTGGGACTGGACGCCCGTCATCGAGGCGAACCGGCAGGGTTCCTTTCCCTACACCCCCGCCACGAACCTGCTGTACGGGCTGGAAGAGGCGCTGCGGATGCTGCAGGCGGAGGGCCTGCCCAACGTCTTCGCCCGGCACGCGCGGCATGCCGCCGCCACGCGCGCCGCCGTGCGCGGCTGGGGACTTGAGGTTCTCTGCCAGGACGAGCGGGAGCACTCCGGCTCGCTCACTGCCGTGGTGATGCCGGACGGGCACGACGCCGACAAGCTCCGCAAGATCATCCTGGAGCGGTTCGACATGTCCCTGGGCGCCGGTCTCGGGCGCCTGGCGGGGCGGGTCTTCCGCATCGGCCACCTCGGCCACCTCAGCGACCTCACCCTCGCGGGCACGCTCGCAGGTGTGCAGATGGGGCTCCAGCTCGCCGGAGTCCCGGTCGACACGGACGGTCTCGACGCGGCGCTGGTGACGTTGCGCGACGAGGAGTGA
- the rpe gene encoding ribulose-phosphate 3-epimerase has translation MAQISPSILSADFARLADEAEAVTGADWLHVDVMDGHFVPNLTLGAPVVEALSKASDIPLDCHLMIEEPDRWAPQYVEAGARSVTFHAEAAGAPVRLAREIKALGARASMALKPATPVELYEDLLPELDMLLVMTVEPGFGGQAFLDIMLPKIRRARQLMDKHGLEMWLQVDGGVSASTIEQCAEAGADVFVAGSSVYSTDDPAAAVRGLRQQAEEAARRAEAPSGGGHL, from the coding sequence ATGGCTCAGATCAGTCCCAGCATCCTCTCGGCCGACTTCGCTCGCCTCGCCGACGAGGCCGAAGCGGTGACCGGAGCGGACTGGCTCCATGTCGACGTCATGGACGGCCACTTCGTCCCCAACCTCACGCTCGGTGCACCCGTCGTCGAGGCGCTGAGCAAGGCGAGCGACATCCCTCTGGACTGCCACCTGATGATCGAGGAGCCGGACCGCTGGGCGCCGCAGTACGTGGAGGCGGGCGCCCGGTCCGTCACCTTCCACGCGGAGGCCGCGGGCGCGCCCGTGCGGCTCGCCAGGGAGATCAAGGCGCTCGGCGCCCGCGCGTCGATGGCGCTCAAGCCCGCGACGCCCGTCGAGCTCTACGAGGACCTGCTGCCCGAGCTGGACATGTTGCTGGTGATGACCGTGGAGCCCGGATTCGGCGGGCAGGCGTTCCTCGACATAATGCTGCCGAAGATCCGCCGGGCCCGGCAGCTCATGGACAAGCACGGCCTCGAGATGTGGCTCCAGGTGGACGGAGGGGTCTCCGCCTCCACCATCGAGCAGTGCGCGGAGGCAGGCGCGGACGTCTTCGTCGCGGGATCTTCCGTCTACAGCACCGACGACCCCGCCGCGGCCGTCCGGGGACTGCGCCAGCAGGCGGAGGAGGCGGCACGCCGGGCAGAGGCTCCTTCGGGCGGTGGCCACCTGTGA
- a CDS encoding SLC13 family permease — MSDHVIAIIGLVLVFAIATFTKVHMGALAIVAAFVVGSGFVGKSADDIFGGFPGDLFVVLVGVTFLFAIANNNGTVNWLVQSATRAVGGRIALIPWVMFLVTAVLTATGAVVPAAVGIIAPIGMGFCVRYRINPVLMGLLIINGASAGGFSPISIFGSITNGVVSRNELAGNPTLLFVSSFLFNVVLSLVVFFLFGGRGLLGRRAEDTQKATESGDDEGGSLVTAGAPAGSGDKPGLETDGGTGATAVKGGGAPAPATAPSGGGGTSAVEVEEEAVQLTGIRALTLLGLVGMVVGTLFFDLDPGLMALTVGVVLTLVNPASAKGAVDACAWSTVLLVCGIVTFVTMMEEMGTIDFLGDSVAGINAPLLAALLICFIGAVVSAFASTTGILGALIPLAVPFLQGGHVGAVGMIIALAISSSVVDSSPFSTSGALVTANAPKEQREMVFKKLMIWGFSMVALAPPVTWLFFVIPGWL; from the coding sequence GTGTCAGATCATGTCATAGCCATCATCGGGTTGGTGCTGGTATTCGCCATCGCCACCTTCACGAAGGTCCACATGGGCGCGCTCGCCATCGTGGCTGCATTTGTGGTCGGAAGCGGATTCGTGGGCAAGTCCGCGGACGACATATTCGGCGGCTTCCCGGGCGACCTGTTCGTCGTGCTCGTCGGTGTCACATTCCTTTTCGCCATCGCCAATAACAATGGGACGGTGAACTGGCTGGTCCAGTCCGCGACCCGGGCCGTGGGCGGCAGGATCGCACTCATACCCTGGGTGATGTTCCTGGTCACGGCCGTTCTGACGGCGACCGGTGCTGTCGTGCCCGCGGCCGTGGGAATCATCGCTCCCATCGGCATGGGATTCTGTGTGCGCTACCGGATCAACCCGGTGCTGATGGGGCTGCTCATCATCAACGGCGCCAGCGCCGGCGGATTCTCGCCGATCAGCATCTTCGGCAGCATCACGAACGGTGTCGTATCGCGGAACGAACTGGCCGGAAATCCGACGCTGCTCTTCGTCAGCTCATTCCTCTTCAACGTGGTCCTCAGCCTCGTCGTCTTCTTCCTGTTCGGTGGACGCGGCCTCCTCGGCCGCCGGGCGGAGGACACGCAGAAGGCGACGGAATCCGGGGACGACGAGGGCGGTTCGCTGGTGACGGCGGGCGCACCCGCCGGGTCGGGCGACAAGCCCGGCCTGGAGACGGACGGCGGCACCGGAGCGACGGCCGTCAAGGGCGGCGGAGCCCCCGCCCCCGCAACTGCTCCCTCAGGTGGGGGCGGTACGAGTGCCGTCGAGGTGGAGGAAGAGGCCGTACAGCTCACCGGCATCCGGGCCCTCACGCTGCTCGGGCTGGTCGGGATGGTCGTCGGGACCCTCTTCTTCGACCTGGACCCCGGCCTCATGGCACTCACCGTCGGCGTCGTGCTCACGCTCGTGAACCCCGCTTCCGCCAAGGGCGCAGTGGACGCCTGCGCGTGGTCCACGGTGCTCCTTGTCTGCGGCATCGTCACCTTCGTCACCATGATGGAGGAGATGGGGACGATCGACTTCCTCGGCGACAGCGTCGCGGGGATCAACGCCCCGCTGCTGGCAGCCCTGTTGATCTGCTTCATCGGTGCGGTGGTCTCCGCCTTCGCCTCGACGACCGGAATCCTGGGCGCGCTCATCCCGCTGGCCGTGCCCTTCCTTCAGGGCGGTCACGTCGGAGCGGTCGGCATGATCATCGCGCTGGCCATCTCCTCGTCCGTCGTCGACTCCTCGCCGTTCTCCACCAGCGGTGCGCTCGTGACGGCGAACGCGCCGAAGGAGCAACGCGAGATGGTCTTCAAGAAGCTCATGATCTGGGGATTCAGCATGGTCGCTCTCGCCCCTCCGGTGACGTGGCTGTTCTTCGTCATCCCGGGCTGGCTCTGA
- a CDS encoding sugar-binding transcriptional regulator — protein sequence MGPAELMQAAAMARRFYLEGKSKIQIADEFGVSRFKVARVLETALERDLVRIEIRVPAELDADRSDALRARYGLRHVVVVESPSEAVDDGADPENLGEVAAGLLGELVTEGDVLGLAWGRSTIHTAAALRQLPPCTVVQLTGVYDAGTADRGSVEAVRRAAEVAGGEAHPVYAPMLLPDPATAAALRSQTGIARAFEYFDKVTVAAVSIGSWEPGISTVHDMLSDTEREHYSSLGVAAEMSAHLFDKSGRRIGRDLGERCITVEAERLRRVPEVIAIAGGQRKAEAIGAVLRSGLVTSLVTDTAAADYLLTEAEPGPKPALERADPDGS from the coding sequence ATGGGACCCGCCGAGCTCATGCAGGCGGCAGCCATGGCACGCCGCTTCTACCTTGAGGGCAAATCCAAGATCCAGATCGCGGACGAGTTCGGCGTGAGCCGCTTCAAGGTGGCGCGGGTGCTGGAGACGGCGCTGGAGCGCGACCTGGTCCGCATCGAGATCAGGGTTCCCGCAGAGCTGGACGCCGACCGCTCGGACGCTCTGAGGGCCCGCTACGGGCTGCGGCACGTGGTCGTCGTCGAATCCCCTTCCGAGGCGGTGGACGACGGCGCAGACCCGGAGAACCTGGGTGAGGTGGCCGCCGGCCTGCTCGGCGAGCTCGTCACCGAGGGGGATGTGCTCGGCCTGGCCTGGGGCCGCTCCACCATCCACACTGCCGCCGCGCTGCGCCAGCTGCCGCCCTGCACCGTCGTGCAGCTCACCGGCGTATACGACGCGGGCACGGCTGACCGCGGATCCGTCGAGGCCGTGCGGCGGGCCGCCGAGGTCGCCGGGGGAGAGGCGCACCCCGTCTACGCCCCGATGCTGCTGCCCGACCCCGCGACCGCCGCCGCGCTGCGCAGCCAGACCGGCATCGCCCGCGCCTTCGAGTACTTCGACAAGGTGACGGTCGCCGCCGTGTCCATCGGCTCCTGGGAACCGGGCATCTCCACCGTCCACGACATGCTCAGCGACACCGAGCGCGAGCATTACTCCTCGCTGGGTGTCGCCGCCGAGATGTCCGCCCACCTCTTCGACAAGAGCGGCCGCCGCATCGGACGTGACCTCGGAGAGCGCTGCATCACCGTCGAGGCCGAGCGGCTGCGCCGGGTCCCCGAGGTGATCGCCATCGCCGGCGGCCAGCGCAAGGCCGAAGCCATCGGCGCGGTCCTGCGCTCCGGCCTCGTGACGAGCCTCGTCACCGACACCGCCGCCGCCGACTATCTGCTGACCGAGGCCGAGCCGGGGCCGAAGCCCGCGCTGGAGCGTGCCGACCCGGACGGCTCCTAG
- a CDS encoding cation:proton antiporter regulatory subunit, with amino-acid sequence MTTQRTKLPGVGTQYDIETRAGRHISVVAHQDGRRFLGFYEPDDPDACQATVPLDSDEAASLAALLAPPDTPALGTGEMDLDLVTERIAVTTQSPYRSRPLGETRARTRTGAYIVAVLRRTGPHPSPGPEFRLEAGDEVVAVGTREGVDELTRIISGT; translated from the coding sequence ATGACCACGCAGCGCACCAAGCTGCCGGGAGTCGGCACGCAGTACGACATCGAGACCCGGGCGGGCCGCCACATCTCCGTCGTCGCCCACCAGGACGGGCGGCGTTTCCTCGGCTTCTACGAGCCCGACGACCCCGACGCCTGCCAGGCCACGGTGCCGCTCGACTCCGACGAGGCCGCGTCCCTCGCCGCGCTGCTCGCGCCGCCCGACACCCCGGCCCTCGGCACCGGCGAGATGGACCTGGACCTCGTCACCGAACGCATCGCCGTGACGACCCAGTCGCCCTACCGCAGCCGCCCGCTCGGAGAGACCCGCGCCCGCACACGCACCGGCGCCTACATCGTCGCCGTGCTCCGCCGTACGGGGCCGCACCCCTCTCCCGGGCCGGAGTTCCGGCTGGAGGCGGGCGACGAGGTCGTCGCCGTCGGCACCCGCGAAGGGGTCGACGAGCTCACCCGCATCATCAGCGGCACCTGA
- a CDS encoding IclR family transcriptional regulator: MQNVLNALRALEEVAVRQPIGVADLARAMGLPKSSVQRTLVTLKEAGWIRSTGSAPTRWVVTTKALHVGRHATDELGLRDIALPVMEELRRRTDETVHLAVREGSKVVLVERLETSQPVRIILPLGQNLSVHASANGKAVLAADPEEAVERYIAQGLRGFTETTITDAAKLRAELARTRERGWATNAGEWRSDVSAVASAVIGEAGLPVASISVNVPTSRMSDEARPVYGALVNEAAKRISAALGRAHEGGDGS, encoded by the coding sequence ATGCAGAACGTCCTCAACGCCCTCCGGGCCCTCGAAGAAGTCGCCGTCCGCCAGCCGATCGGCGTCGCCGACCTGGCACGTGCCATGGGGCTGCCCAAGTCCTCCGTGCAGCGGACCCTGGTCACGCTGAAGGAGGCGGGGTGGATCCGCTCCACCGGCTCGGCCCCCACCCGGTGGGTCGTCACCACCAAGGCGCTGCACGTCGGCCGGCACGCCACGGACGAACTCGGCCTGCGGGACATCGCGTTGCCGGTGATGGAGGAACTGCGCCGCCGCACCGACGAGACGGTCCACCTCGCGGTCCGCGAGGGCAGCAAGGTGGTGCTGGTCGAGCGCCTGGAGACCTCGCAGCCCGTGCGGATCATCCTGCCGCTGGGCCAGAACCTCTCGGTGCACGCCTCCGCCAACGGCAAGGCGGTGCTCGCGGCCGACCCCGAGGAGGCCGTCGAGCGCTACATCGCCCAGGGGCTCAGGGGATTCACCGAGACGACGATCACCGACGCGGCGAAACTGCGCGCGGAATTGGCCAGGACCCGTGAACGGGGCTGGGCGACGAATGCCGGTGAATGGCGCTCGGACGTCTCGGCTGTCGCCTCGGCGGTCATCGGAGAGGCCGGACTTCCGGTCGCGAGCATCAGTGTCAACGTTCCGACGAGCCGAATGTCGGACGAGGCGAGACCCGTCTACGGCGCTCTCGTCAACGAAGCGGCCAAGAGAATCAGTGCAGCTCTGGGACGCGCGCACGAGGGAGGCGACGGGAGTTGA